A stretch of the uncultured Cohaesibacter sp. genome encodes the following:
- a CDS encoding YqiJ family protein → MILLSYFGEPANYPFLVALFVVFVLAAIEGVGLLIGAGIFGFLDGVLPDIDLGPELDIDIDMPDMQTPSMTGQFLSWLRMGRVPVVFSLIVLLVAFGLIGLTIQGLSLSIFGSALPAIVAVLPALLLSIPVLSLGNRFLALVLPRDETSAISRNRLIGKIATITLGEARHDFPAQAKVTDRFGLTHYIMLAPDNEDESYRQGDRLLLVRLHDNTYYGIQSTSNALK, encoded by the coding sequence ATGATTTTGCTGTCCTATTTTGGCGAGCCAGCAAACTATCCTTTTCTGGTGGCTTTGTTCGTAGTCTTCGTTTTGGCTGCGATTGAAGGTGTCGGTTTGCTGATTGGCGCGGGCATTTTCGGGTTTTTGGATGGTGTGCTGCCAGATATAGATCTGGGTCCGGAACTCGATATTGACATCGATATGCCGGACATGCAGACGCCTTCGATGACCGGACAATTCCTGTCTTGGTTGCGCATGGGACGGGTGCCGGTGGTTTTTTCACTAATCGTCTTGCTTGTTGCTTTCGGTTTGATCGGCTTGACGATCCAAGGTCTGAGCCTGTCAATATTCGGGAGTGCACTGCCTGCCATTGTAGCGGTTCTACCGGCCCTTCTTCTATCCATACCGGTTCTCAGCCTCGGCAACCGATTTCTGGCCCTTGTCCTGCCAAGAGATGAGACATCGGCAATATCCAGAAATCGGCTGATTGGCAAAATCGCAACCATCACTTTGGGAGAAGCGAGACATGATTTTCCCGCCCAAGCCAAGGTAACCGACCGGTTTGGCCTCACTCACTATATCATGCTCGCCCCGGACAATGAGGACGAAAGCTACAGGCAAGGAGATCGGTTGTTGCTGGTCCGCCTGCACGACAACACCTATTACGGCATTCAATCGACATCTAATGCTCTGAAATAG
- a CDS encoding PspA/IM30 family protein has product MTEKLTSRVGRIISGSFNALLDTVEDAAPEAMMEQAIREVDDAIEDVRAELGKIIAAKHVANKKQADKNAQHNDLSSKIEIALTEKREDLAEAAIAQQLDIEAQLPVLEQTIADASENEKELEGYIAALQAKKREMAEELKAFREANAASNTGQTGGSSAAQADISKATKAFDRIMERQGIPPSKGAASAKTAAQMQELEELSQKNRIKERLTAIKSRLEE; this is encoded by the coding sequence ATGACGGAAAAATTGACGAGCCGCGTGGGGCGGATCATCAGCGGCAGCTTCAATGCCCTACTTGACACTGTTGAAGATGCTGCGCCTGAGGCTATGATGGAGCAAGCCATTCGCGAAGTTGATGACGCCATCGAAGACGTGCGCGCCGAACTAGGCAAAATCATTGCCGCGAAGCATGTCGCGAACAAGAAGCAGGCCGATAAGAATGCCCAACACAACGATTTGAGTTCCAAAATCGAGATCGCGCTGACCGAAAAGCGGGAAGATCTTGCAGAAGCGGCTATCGCTCAGCAACTGGATATCGAAGCCCAGTTACCAGTGCTGGAACAAACCATCGCTGATGCATCTGAAAATGAAAAAGAACTCGAAGGATACATTGCAGCCCTGCAAGCCAAAAAGCGGGAAATGGCCGAAGAGTTGAAAGCCTTTCGTGAAGCAAATGCCGCATCGAACACCGGACAAACTGGCGGTTCTTCCGCAGCCCAAGCCGACATCTCCAAAGCAACCAAAGCCTTCGACCGCATAATGGAACGGCAAGGCATTCCGCCTTCCAAGGGAGCAGCAAGCGCAAAAACCGCCGCGCAAATGCAGGAGTTGGAAGAACTCAGCCAGAAAAACCGGATCAAGGAAAGACTGACAGCGATCAAGTCTCGCCTTGAAGAATAG
- a CDS encoding alpha/beta hydrolase, with product MEKFNAFKGQILRDGYSLGYSIEGDGAPLLIIGSHVFYPRTFSANLRANRKLIFVDHRGFAQASRKVDARDCTLETIIEDLSAICQTLSLTQTDILGHSGHGYMALEFARRHPELVNKTVVVGTGPNHAPENMAYGERICNMLASPDRKKKLERDLQWMSEQIEAKPDQRFIWMCLAMGARSWFDPHFDASELWQDVHVNMPILDNLWGEEFRDFDTRNALLSLKGPLLVCMGRHDHLVAPLETWFPYIAEENPPIFALFEYSAHTPQLEEADLFDDTLLSFLN from the coding sequence ATGGAAAAATTCAATGCCTTCAAAGGGCAGATCCTGCGTGATGGATATTCTCTAGGCTACAGCATTGAAGGCGATGGTGCCCCATTGCTCATCATTGGCAGTCATGTTTTTTATCCCCGAACCTTTTCTGCAAATCTGCGGGCCAATAGAAAACTGATCTTTGTTGATCACCGTGGTTTCGCCCAAGCCAGCAGAAAAGTAGATGCCCGCGATTGCACGTTGGAGACGATCATTGAAGATCTCTCAGCTATATGCCAAACGCTTAGTTTGACTCAAACAGACATTTTGGGGCATTCGGGCCATGGATATATGGCGCTGGAATTTGCCCGACGTCACCCGGAGCTGGTGAACAAGACTGTTGTCGTGGGCACTGGTCCCAACCATGCGCCGGAAAATATGGCCTATGGTGAGCGTATTTGTAATATGCTTGCTTCTCCTGATCGAAAGAAAAAGTTGGAGCGAGATCTGCAATGGATGTCAGAGCAGATTGAAGCCAAACCAGACCAGAGATTTATCTGGATGTGTCTCGCAATGGGCGCTCGGAGTTGGTTCGATCCTCATTTCGATGCGTCGGAGCTTTGGCAGGATGTTCACGTCAACATGCCAATTTTAGATAACCTATGGGGAGAAGAATTCCGTGACTTCGATACCCGGAACGCTCTATTGAGCCTGAAGGGTCCGCTTCTGGTCTGCATGGGAAGGCATGATCATCTGGTTGCACCACTGGAAACATGGTTTCCCTATATTGCAGAGGAAAACCCGCCGATATTTGCTCTATTTGAATATAGCGCGCATACGCCTCAACTTGAAGAAGCGGACTTGTTTGATGATACGCTTCTGAGTTTCCTGAACTGA